The DNA segment ACCGCAGACGAAACACGGGCTCACCTCCTCGAGCAATGCCTGGTGTCGAGGATAGTCGCGCCCACAAACCGCCTGGTCAGAGCTTGCCGTCGAGGTATTCCGCGAAGGCCGGCAGATCGAGCTGGCCGTGCCCGGACAGCCCGATGACCACCACCTGCTCCCGCGGATCGTCCGCGACATACTTGGCCGCCGCGGCGATGGCATGCGTCGATTCTGGAGCGGGCACGATGCCCTGCCTGCGCGCAAACTGCACACCGGCAGCGAACGCGTCGTGCTGTGAGATCGCCACCCCCTCAACCAGACCCAGCTCTACGGTGTGGCTGAGCGCCGGCGCCATGCCGTGATAACGCAGCCCGCCCGCATGGATCGGGTCCGGGACGAAACCCATACCGAGCGTGTGCATCTTGAGCAGCGGCGTCAGCCCCGCCACGTCACCGTGGTCGTAGCGGTACTCGCCCTCGGTGATCAACGGACAGGCGGCCGGCTCGGCGGCCACGATCCGCGGGTTCGACCGGCCGTGGATCTTCTCCCGCAGGAACGGGAACGACAGCCCGGCGAGGTTCGAACCGCCTCCGGCGCAACCGAACACGGCGTCGACGCCATCGGCCTCCACCAGCGCCAGCTGCGCGACGGCCTCCTGTCCGATGACGGTCTGATGGAGCACCACGTGGTTGAGCACGCTACCCAGCGCGTAGCGAGCCTCCGGGTCGGCAGCGGCAACCTCGACCGCCTCGCTGACCGCCATGCCGAGGCTGCCCGTGGTGTTCGGATCCTTAACCAGGATGGCCCGCCCGGCTTCGGTGAGCGTCGACGGGCTGGAATGCACGGTGCCGCCGTAGGTCCGCATCAAATGTCCGCGATAGGGCTTGGACTCGTACGAGGCGCGAACCTGCCACACCTCGATCTCCAGGCCGAACTGGGCCCCGGCGTATGACAGCGCGCTGCCCCACTGGCCGGCGCCGGTCTCGGTGGTCAGCTTCCGCACACCGTCGGTGGAGTTGTAGTAAGCCTGCGCCACCGCCGAGTTGGTCTTGTGGCTACCCACCGGGCTCACGCCCTAGCCGGCGTCCTCATCGCCAAATTCCCCTACCTCGCCGACCTGGGACCGGGCGCTGCCCTCTCGCGAATTTGATACGAGGGCCTCCGATCGCTCGGCAACGAACCTGGCGTCGACGGATGCGAACACTTCGATGTCCTCCGGTACCAGTTCGACGAAGGGCTCATAGCCAGCGCGGACGGCTCCGTCGGGCGCCGCCGCGAGAGCGTCCGAGTAGTTCCCGCCGGACTGTGAACCGGAATCCAGCATCCCGGTGTCGGCGATCGCAACAGGGCTGACCATGCCGAGACCGACCGCGTCCGCATACAACTGGGCGCGTGCGACGGCGTCGTGGACGGCCGCGCTGCGCACCTGCCGAATCACCTCATCGCGTCGTTCAGGCGTCAACGTCCACCTGATGCCGTCGACTCGGAATCCCTCGGTGCCAGCGACATGCTCCCTGACCCATCCGGAAAGTGCTGCGAAGTCGCGGAACTCGACGTTGAGGCCGACACTTGCGTGATGCACGAGCGGCAGCTGTTCACCGTCCTGATTCCACGGCCGGTTCGACCACGTGCGCAGACGTTCGGCCGACCACGTCATGATGGGAGCATCGTCACCGGCCTGCAGGTCGGCCATCGAGGTCCGGACAGTTTCGAGATCGCGCGCCACCCGCGAGTACACCGGCTCCATTTCCGGCCCCTCGTAGCTGATCGAAGCGCGGACGGTGCCACGCTGCGGCGGGTGTGACGACTTGGAGGACCCGCGCACGGTGATCTCGGTCTGCATTCGCCACAGCGTAATGACGACCACCGACATCTAGAGCGTGAGCGCCTTCACGACCTGCGAAACAGCCACTACACCTCTTTCGCCCCGATCAAGGCTTCAGAGATCACGCCGGTCGCCTTCTTCAGGGCGGGAACGGCGCGGGCGATCGATTCCTTGCCCATGCGAGCCGTGGGTCCGGAGATGCCGATCGCCATCGGAGTCGGAGCACCGGGCACCGCCATCGCGACGGAGCGAACCCCGATCTCGAGCTCCTCATCGTCGATCGCATAGCCGTCGGCGCGCACGCGCTCCACGTTCGCGAACACTGCAGAAAGGGTCGACGCACTGTTCGCTGTCGGTGCCGGAAGGCCGGACTGCGTGACCAGCTTCAGAACGCGTGCGTCGTCCAGTTCAGCCAAGACGGCCTTGCCCACGCCGGACGTATGCAGGCCGACGCGCTTGCCGACCTCATTATTCGTACGCATCAGCTGCGAGGACGAGACCTGCCCGGTGTAGATCACCATGTCACCGTCGAGCACCGCGAGGCTCGCCGTCTCCGACAGTTC comes from the Mycolicibacterium litorale genome and includes:
- a CDS encoding SIMPL domain-containing protein — encoded protein: MSVVVITLWRMQTEITVRGSSKSSHPPQRGTVRASISYEGPEMEPVYSRVARDLETVRTSMADLQAGDDAPIMTWSAERLRTWSNRPWNQDGEQLPLVHHASVGLNVEFRDFAALSGWVREHVAGTEGFRVDGIRWTLTPERRDEVIRQVRSAAVHDAVARAQLYADAVGLGMVSPVAIADTGMLDSGSQSGGNYSDALAAAPDGAVRAGYEPFVELVPEDIEVFASVDARFVAERSEALVSNSREGSARSQVGEVGEFGDEDAG
- a CDS encoding IclR family transcriptional regulator, with the translated sequence MAEKTGGVQSVERAFELMELIGRAGGECSLTELSAESPLPPPTIHRLLRTLVGLGYVRQLPNRRYALGPRLIRLGEVANRQLGAVAGPVLQSLVDELSETASLAVLDGDMVIYTGQVSSSQLMRTNNEVGKRVGLHTSGVGKAVLAELDDARVLKLVTQSGLPAPTANSASTLSAVFANVERVRADGYAIDDEELEIGVRSVAMAVPGAPTPMAIGISGPTARMGKESIARAVPALKKATGVISEALIGAKEV